Proteins encoded within one genomic window of [Enterobacter] lignolyticus SCF1:
- a CDS encoding MBOAT family O-acyltransferase, which yields MYSSGTFFFFLFSSALLFALINRVLRYQLTYLFAFSVLTAAAWGYLFQDDFIVPVAVFFSFYIIVTLKDRGWLKTWQAVSLTLLPLLLVKLHLNNHWGMIGLSFMTFRAIDVLLYRTKKDGQNFLHYFCYLFMPFIILAGPMYRWRTWINDINKPVFRITREQFLLAMEQIFTGIIQKFLLAMLIDNLIIQSWAHRPFTLSVGIVMSLAYSAYLYFDFAGYSNMAIGAGRLFGLTIPANFNMPFLAKNPQDFWRRFHISLSEWLRDVVFMPIYMNLMKLNFFRQNKTLAQNIGIFCTLFCMGAWNGLERHYVISGALFGAISVAHNMLQWSAKRSPVLNVWLHYPTIAFLGRILTLASAAASLYIFSGMSPL from the coding sequence ATGTATAGCTCCGGAACATTTTTTTTCTTTCTGTTTTCATCAGCATTGCTGTTTGCGCTGATTAATCGCGTATTACGCTATCAGTTGACCTATCTGTTTGCCTTCAGCGTGCTGACCGCGGCAGCCTGGGGATATCTCTTTCAGGACGATTTTATTGTCCCGGTGGCGGTTTTCTTTAGCTTTTATATTATCGTCACATTAAAAGACAGAGGATGGTTAAAAACCTGGCAGGCGGTCAGCCTGACCCTGCTCCCGCTGCTGCTGGTGAAACTGCACCTCAACAACCACTGGGGCATGATTGGGTTATCCTTTATGACCTTCCGGGCCATTGACGTACTGCTGTATCGCACCAAAAAAGATGGTCAGAATTTCCTGCATTACTTCTGCTACCTTTTTATGCCGTTTATTATCCTGGCTGGCCCAATGTACCGCTGGCGGACATGGATTAACGACATTAATAAGCCGGTCTTTCGCATCACCCGCGAGCAGTTTCTGCTGGCCATGGAGCAAATTTTTACCGGCATTATCCAAAAGTTCTTATTAGCCATGCTAATTGATAACCTGATTATCCAGTCATGGGCCCATCGTCCGTTTACGTTAAGCGTGGGTATCGTCATGTCGCTGGCCTACAGTGCTTATCTCTATTTTGACTTCGCCGGTTACAGCAATATGGCGATTGGTGCGGGCCGTTTATTTGGTCTGACTATCCCGGCGAACTTCAACATGCCTTTTCTGGCTAAAAACCCGCAGGATTTCTGGCGACGCTTTCACATCAGCTTGTCTGAATGGCTGAGGGATGTGGTTTTTATGCCGATTTACATGAACCTGATGAAGCTGAATTTTTTCCGTCAGAACAAAACGCTGGCGCAAAACATCGGCATCTTCTGCACCCTGTTTTGCATGGGAGCATGGAACGGGCTTGAGCGACACTACGTCATCAGCGGAGCGCTATTTGGCGCCATTTCCGTTGCTCACAACATGCTGCAATGGTCAGCCAAACGCAGCCCCGTACTGAACGTCTGGCTGCACTATCCGACGATTGCTTTTTTGGGACGAATTCTGACGCTGGCAAGCGCAGCAGCCTCTCTTTACATCTTTAGCGGAATGTCTCCTCTATGA
- a CDS encoding D-alanyl-lipoteichoic acid biosynthesis protein DltD, with protein MKLKNTLCIHLMMAVLAVLFLCIPPLVASLTPALKFQPLIKTMEGTPKEQKEKIATISHALQGNAIFFIGASEVATSENEHYAVYNYFNNQLHRPVVAYGDSFVDDSTQFLLFSRFKNDLNANSKVVLLLAPDSFYSNGVPPAIFADNFPASVFNPLMKDAQARPLLVNYLHHINPDDISHLSFGEMAVYGWHLENIWQEVSFQFANFCTMIKDGWLAMLHIVPQPAQPWPPQPAASPSPDWGQELAHARELNKSRQQSAATLWMDKSVYEDGDTPEVWDDTPIVPLQIRVFKQTIQLLKAHHVQVVAIIDPINPWALKNTETFRPVDNQIRSILQENQVPYLDMYAQPYQNGWNWDRLHPTELAWVPMDRFIAESFK; from the coding sequence ATGAAACTTAAAAATACTCTTTGCATTCATCTGATGATGGCTGTTCTGGCTGTTTTGTTCCTTTGTATACCTCCGCTGGTAGCTAGCCTTACGCCCGCGCTAAAATTCCAGCCGCTGATTAAAACAATGGAAGGTACGCCGAAAGAACAGAAGGAAAAAATAGCCACGATTTCCCATGCCCTGCAGGGAAATGCGATTTTTTTCATCGGCGCGTCGGAAGTCGCTACGTCCGAAAATGAACATTACGCTGTGTATAATTACTTTAACAATCAGCTACATCGGCCGGTGGTGGCCTATGGTGATAGCTTTGTTGATGACAGCACGCAGTTTTTACTGTTCTCACGCTTTAAAAATGATCTTAACGCAAATAGCAAGGTGGTTTTGCTGCTTGCGCCCGATAGCTTTTATTCCAACGGTGTCCCACCGGCCATCTTTGCCGACAATTTCCCGGCATCCGTGTTTAACCCCCTGATGAAGGATGCGCAGGCTCGCCCTCTGCTGGTCAACTACCTGCACCATATTAATCCCGATGACATCAGCCATTTATCCTTCGGCGAAATGGCCGTCTACGGCTGGCATCTGGAAAATATCTGGCAAGAAGTAAGTTTTCAATTTGCTAATTTCTGCACGATGATTAAAGACGGCTGGCTGGCAATGCTGCATATTGTCCCTCAGCCTGCGCAACCCTGGCCCCCTCAGCCAGCCGCCAGCCCAAGCCCCGACTGGGGGCAGGAACTGGCTCACGCCCGCGAGTTGAACAAGTCTCGCCAGCAAAGCGCCGCAACGCTGTGGATGGATAAGTCCGTTTATGAAGACGGAGATACGCCGGAAGTGTGGGACGACACCCCGATCGTTCCGCTGCAAATTCGCGTCTTTAAGCAGACAATCCAGCTGCTGAAAGCGCATCACGTCCAGGTCGTGGCCATTATCGATCCCATTAATCCGTGGGCGCTGAAAAACACAGAGACGTTCCGGCCGGTGGATAACCAAATCAGGTCTATCCTGCAGGAAAATCAGGTGCCTTATCTTGATATGTATGCGCAGCCTTATCAGAACGGCTGGAACTGGGATCGCCTGCACCCGACGGAGCTGGCATGGGTTCCCATGGACCGTTTTATCGCTGAGAGTTTTAAATGA
- a CDS encoding diguanylate cyclase, which yields MEMYLSNMTDEWTNLVENTAPRIRSLASEISRLHAHNLSIEFYNTVLTDPHAEEFLSNEQVERQLKAALARWITDVLSGKTEDVNRLVALQQTVANVHARIGIPVELVEMGFRVLKKLFSQVIIDSECDPSDKLQVYHYVMNSIDLSMEVMSRAFSFSESSTTKEDENYRIFSLLENAEEEKERQTAALLTWEREVVYKVMLDVGPERSLPLNQSDFGLWFNHKGRHYFSGFAEVGLISRLIQELDGFFSHTRDTAKAFSDKKQRGNFLLKVRNTVSQIMTLLRELFEEVARQEVGIDVLTKLLNRRFLPPIFKREVAYASRTGTPLSILVIDVDKFKGINDTWGHHTGDDVLRRISQVFYDNVRSSDYVFRYGGDEFIVMLTEASGSETLQLAERIRRRVEKIKMQSPTGDAIPLSLSIGAAMFSGHPDYEHLIRNADEALYIAKKRGRNCVELWKPTA from the coding sequence ATGGAAATGTATCTCAGTAATATGACAGATGAGTGGACTAATTTAGTTGAAAATACCGCTCCCCGGATCCGCTCCCTGGCTTCAGAAATATCAAGACTTCATGCCCACAATCTCAGTATCGAGTTTTACAACACGGTACTTACCGATCCTCACGCCGAAGAGTTCCTGAGCAACGAGCAGGTCGAGCGCCAGTTAAAAGCGGCTCTGGCACGGTGGATAACCGACGTACTCTCTGGCAAAACCGAAGACGTTAACCGGTTGGTTGCGCTACAGCAGACCGTTGCAAATGTACATGCACGTATTGGGATTCCGGTTGAGCTGGTTGAAATGGGCTTTCGGGTACTTAAAAAGCTGTTTAGCCAGGTGATCATAGACAGTGAATGTGACCCTTCGGATAAACTGCAGGTCTATCATTACGTTATGAACAGTATCGATCTGTCCATGGAGGTCATGTCCCGGGCTTTTTCCTTCAGCGAAAGCAGTACCACAAAGGAAGATGAAAATTACCGCATATTCTCATTGCTGGAAAATGCGGAAGAGGAAAAAGAGCGTCAGACGGCAGCCCTTTTAACGTGGGAGAGGGAGGTTGTTTATAAGGTTATGCTGGATGTCGGACCTGAACGCAGCTTGCCGTTGAACCAGTCTGACTTTGGCCTCTGGTTTAACCATAAAGGCCGCCATTATTTCAGTGGTTTTGCCGAAGTTGGCCTCATTTCCAGGTTAATTCAGGAACTTGACGGTTTTTTCAGCCATACCCGCGACACAGCGAAAGCATTCAGCGACAAAAAGCAGCGTGGCAATTTTTTGCTTAAGGTAAGAAATACCGTTTCGCAAATAATGACGTTATTACGCGAGCTGTTTGAAGAGGTCGCCCGCCAGGAGGTTGGGATCGATGTCCTGACGAAGCTCCTTAACCGCCGGTTCCTGCCGCCGATTTTTAAACGGGAAGTGGCCTATGCCAGCCGTACCGGCACCCCTCTGTCGATACTGGTGATTGATGTTGATAAATTCAAAGGCATCAATGACACATGGGGGCACCATACCGGTGATGACGTCCTGCGCAGAATCTCTCAGGTATTTTACGATAACGTCAGAAGCAGCGACTACGTTTTCCGCTATGGCGGCGATGAGTTTATTGTCATGTTGACGGAAGCCTCAGGGAGCGAAACGCTCCAGCTTGCTGAGCGTATACGCCGGCGCGTTGAGAAAATCAAAATGCAATCCCCGACGGGTGACGCCATCCCGCTTTCCCTTTCCATTGGGGCGGCCATGTTCTCCGGACATCCAGACTATGAGCATCTGATTCGAAATGCCGATGAAGCGCTCTACATTGCCAAAAAGCGTGGGCGAAACTGCGTCGAACTGTGGAAACCGACCGCATAA
- the dosP gene encoding oxygen-sensing cyclic-di-GMP phosphodiesterase DosP has translation MPTKKIRAAAEVHHNDTLLSALEQNILGVILIDELDKIIFFNSAAEELWGYRRDEVLGQNVSVLVPSSLRTAHPQYIQHNREGGQSRVEGMSRELLLERKDGSGLWTRFALSRFSASGKTGYLALVRDASQEVIQREQSRLLLLAVDHLTKPVVVMDPEFHIVQFNRAFAGLSGLSGHDVMGKRLDEALTIPASWTREQQKLQKLLHNNVRSREEFQAVDGSGEAVWLNASLNPIFDKDNQVQNLVVTFYDVTEERKIRDFESTLLSAICNYHPFDELCDILCQSIVSVIGGSQVAFELMSPHRVFIAGEAPPLPGTKHTVTIPLPDKQPGAVLTVHTPAGLGGAVLTERMISISQYMATLLLAQEHSRQQIDSLIKFDRLTGLPNRNHMHHFLDQLILNGEGAAPVIFLMSIDHFQDVIDSHGYAVADQVLVTVANRLSGILRPGQYLCRTEGAEFVLIDQESDLSNMTRVSEALEHLISASFQIDGLSFFLTLSIGISHEAGRSQDWLLSTAHRAMELVRKTGGNNREFFSPELSKAVNERLLLGAALKRAVSDSHLRLVYQPQIYANTGALYGCEALIRWNDPEHGEVPPSRFIPLAEETGEYEEIGLWVIREACRQLAEWRALRIDIPVISVNLSARHFQNRRFPDQVLSVMKEFGIPGEQLMLEITESMMLTDDEEVLRRIQILRNAGLGLSIDDFGTGFSGLSRLARFPVTEIKIDKSFVSGYPEDNRQRSLLEAIIGIGQSFSLNVIAEGVETSEQFQLLRELGCPVIQGYYYSRPIPASEIPGWYRRVSHLPGN, from the coding sequence ATGCCGACTAAAAAGATCCGCGCGGCGGCAGAGGTCCATCACAACGATACGCTCCTTTCTGCGCTTGAACAGAATATTCTGGGGGTCATCCTCATTGATGAGCTGGACAAGATTATTTTTTTCAACAGCGCAGCGGAAGAGCTCTGGGGTTACCGCCGCGATGAGGTCCTCGGTCAGAACGTGTCGGTGCTTGTCCCGTCGTCTTTACGTACTGCCCATCCGCAGTATATTCAGCATAACCGGGAAGGCGGTCAGTCGCGGGTAGAGGGGATGAGCCGGGAGCTCCTGCTGGAGCGCAAAGACGGTAGCGGCCTCTGGACCCGCTTTGCCCTGTCCCGGTTCAGCGCATCGGGAAAAACGGGCTATCTCGCGCTGGTTCGTGATGCCAGCCAGGAGGTCATTCAGCGCGAGCAGTCGCGCCTGCTGCTGCTGGCGGTCGATCATCTCACCAAACCGGTCGTGGTGATGGATCCCGAGTTCCACATCGTGCAGTTCAATCGTGCATTTGCGGGGCTGTCGGGACTCAGCGGGCACGACGTCATGGGGAAACGTCTGGACGAAGCCTTGACGATCCCCGCATCCTGGACCCGCGAGCAGCAAAAATTACAGAAATTGCTGCACAACAACGTCAGATCCAGAGAGGAGTTCCAGGCTGTTGATGGCTCAGGCGAAGCGGTCTGGCTCAACGCGTCGCTCAACCCCATTTTTGATAAGGATAATCAGGTTCAGAATCTGGTCGTGACCTTTTACGATGTTACGGAAGAGCGAAAAATCCGCGATTTTGAAAGTACTCTGCTCTCTGCTATCTGCAACTATCACCCGTTTGACGAACTGTGTGACATTCTCTGTCAGAGCATCGTCAGCGTTATTGGCGGTTCTCAGGTCGCGTTTGAGCTGATGTCTCCGCACAGGGTGTTTATCGCGGGGGAGGCGCCGCCTCTGCCGGGGACGAAGCATACGGTAACCATCCCGCTACCAGACAAGCAGCCTGGCGCCGTACTGACGGTGCATACGCCGGCCGGGCTCGGGGGCGCGGTGCTTACCGAACGCATGATTTCTATCAGCCAGTATATGGCTACTCTGCTTCTTGCCCAGGAGCACAGCCGTCAACAAATTGACAGCCTGATTAAATTTGACCGACTGACGGGGCTGCCAAATCGTAATCATATGCACCATTTCCTGGATCAGCTTATTCTCAACGGGGAAGGCGCTGCACCGGTTATCTTTTTGATGTCGATTGACCATTTTCAGGATGTGATTGACAGCCACGGCTATGCGGTTGCCGATCAGGTTCTGGTGACGGTCGCCAACCGCCTGAGCGGTATTTTAAGACCCGGCCAGTACCTCTGCAGGACCGAAGGGGCTGAGTTTGTTCTTATCGACCAGGAAAGCGACCTCAGCAATATGACCCGGGTTTCGGAAGCGCTGGAACATCTCATCAGCGCGTCGTTTCAGATAGACGGTCTGTCCTTCTTTCTGACGCTAAGCATCGGTATCAGCCATGAAGCGGGCAGGAGCCAGGACTGGTTACTTTCAACGGCGCATCGCGCGATGGAGCTCGTCCGCAAAACCGGCGGGAATAACCGCGAGTTTTTCAGCCCGGAGCTAAGTAAGGCGGTGAATGAACGTTTGCTGCTGGGAGCGGCTCTGAAACGTGCCGTATCAGATAGTCATCTGCGGCTGGTATATCAGCCGCAAATTTATGCCAATACCGGCGCACTGTATGGTTGTGAAGCCCTGATCCGCTGGAACGACCCGGAGCACGGCGAAGTCCCGCCATCGCGGTTTATTCCGCTGGCTGAAGAAACCGGCGAATATGAAGAGATTGGCCTCTGGGTAATACGCGAAGCCTGCCGACAGCTGGCGGAATGGCGGGCGCTCAGGATCGATATTCCGGTGATTTCCGTCAACCTGTCGGCAAGACACTTTCAAAACCGCCGGTTTCCGGACCAGGTGCTGAGCGTCATGAAGGAGTTTGGCATACCGGGCGAACAGCTGATGCTGGAAATTACCGAGAGCATGATGCTGACAGATGACGAAGAGGTGCTCCGGCGCATTCAGATTTTACGCAATGCGGGGCTGGGGCTGTCAATTGATGATTTTGGCACCGGATTTTCCGGACTTTCCCGTCTGGCGAGATTTCCTGTCACGGAAATTAAAATAGACAAGAGTTTTGTTAGCGGATATCCGGAGGATAACAGGCAGCGCTCCCTGCTCGAAGCGATTATCGGTATTGGACAAAGCTTCAGCCTGAACGTGATTGCGGAAGGTGTGGAAACCAGTGAACAATTTCAGCTTCTCCGGGAGCTCGGCTGTCCGGTGATTCAGGGATATTATTATTCCAGACCCATACCCGCCAGCGAGATACCGGGCTGGTACAGACGAGTCTCCCATCTGCCGGGGAATTAG
- a CDS encoding LysR family transcriptional regulator: MMNIMHPSLRRLDLNLLPVFDAIYRHRSVRLAADELAMSTSALSHALSRLRITLNDPLFYREGHRMCPSVYATQLAPSVASVLNRLEQELTPQPEFEAASSTEHLQIAITDFTAFCIFPALMHKLQYEAPGLRFELRYLPHNPALTELLAGEVDLALGFSTPDDIRHPELEEIGWFEDEYVVISNTDRTQLTLKDYLAARHLVVTPWNEKQGVLDIQLEQMGYTRQIAIKTPSMLSAPFIVAESDLLMAIPRFAAEKLIPATKIKIFALPFAIPAFEVKIYSHKRSGKRGATRWLKAKLQTLATECSSGR; encoded by the coding sequence ATGATGAATATCATGCATCCATCTTTGAGGCGTCTTGATTTAAACCTTCTGCCCGTTTTTGACGCTATTTACCGCCACCGCTCCGTTCGCCTGGCGGCGGATGAGCTGGCGATGAGCACATCGGCGCTAAGCCATGCGCTGTCGCGGTTACGCATCACGCTCAATGACCCGCTGTTTTACCGGGAAGGCCACCGCATGTGCCCCAGCGTGTATGCCACACAGCTCGCGCCGTCTGTTGCTTCGGTACTGAATCGTCTCGAGCAGGAGCTGACTCCGCAGCCGGAATTTGAAGCCGCCAGCAGTACGGAGCATTTGCAGATTGCGATTACGGATTTCACCGCGTTTTGCATTTTCCCTGCCCTGATGCACAAGCTACAGTACGAAGCCCCCGGCTTGCGCTTTGAGTTACGCTATTTGCCGCACAACCCGGCGCTGACGGAATTGCTGGCGGGCGAAGTCGATCTGGCGCTGGGATTCAGTACACCGGATGATATCCGGCATCCGGAACTGGAAGAGATCGGCTGGTTCGAGGATGAATATGTCGTTATCAGCAATACAGACCGAACACAGCTGACGCTGAAGGATTATCTCGCCGCCCGCCACCTGGTGGTGACGCCCTGGAACGAGAAGCAAGGCGTTCTGGATATACAGCTTGAGCAGATGGGCTATACGCGGCAAATCGCGATCAAAACACCGTCCATGCTCAGCGCGCCGTTTATTGTCGCCGAAAGCGACCTGCTGATGGCGATCCCCCGTTTTGCCGCCGAGAAGCTGATTCCGGCAACCAAGATAAAGATTTTTGCCCTACCGTTTGCGATACCCGCGTTTGAAGTGAAGATTTATTCGCATAAACGCAGCGGCAAGCGAGGTGCGACTCGCTGGCTGAAGGCGAAACTACAAACGCTGGCAACAGAATGCAGTTCAGGGCGGTGA
- a CDS encoding GNAT family N-acetyltransferase, which yields MNVIIRPARPEDATAIYDMIYELAVYEKAPEEVVTTPDEIRETLFGAGSKTEALICEMDGKTVGYAVFFTSYSTWLGRNGIYMEDLYISPEYRGKGAGRAMLKNIAQCAVKRQCGRLEWSVLDWNQPAIDFYLSIGALPQSEWVRYRLDGEALLKFAE from the coding sequence ATGAACGTGATAATTCGCCCGGCTCGTCCGGAAGATGCAACGGCAATTTACGATATGATTTATGAGCTGGCCGTGTATGAAAAAGCGCCGGAGGAAGTGGTCACCACGCCGGATGAGATCCGGGAAACGCTTTTTGGCGCAGGCAGTAAAACCGAAGCGCTGATCTGCGAGATGGACGGTAAAACCGTCGGGTATGCCGTTTTCTTCACCAGCTACTCCACATGGCTTGGCCGCAACGGCATCTATATGGAAGATCTGTACATTTCCCCTGAGTATCGCGGCAAGGGCGCGGGGAGGGCGATGCTGAAAAATATCGCGCAATGCGCAGTGAAGCGCCAGTGCGGCCGTCTTGAGTGGAGTGTGCTGGACTGGAATCAGCCCGCCATTGATTTTTACCTGAGCATCGGCGCGCTACCGCAATCTGAATGGGTTCGCTATCGCCTGGATGGTGAAGCCCTGCTGAAATTTGCCGAATAA
- a CDS encoding DUF5339 domain-containing protein: MKKLIIALFLFPFAFTSFAAEMSPSCQQYFKAIDDYLEMAGKNEAMKAQLDTMKGQYEQGKQQMVSLPAESQEQACKPALASIEQAMTQLKSMQ; this comes from the coding sequence ATGAAAAAATTAATTATTGCTTTATTTCTTTTTCCCTTCGCATTTACCTCTTTTGCCGCAGAAATGAGCCCATCCTGCCAGCAGTACTTTAAGGCCATTGATGACTACCTGGAAATGGCGGGTAAAAATGAAGCAATGAAGGCGCAACTGGATACAATGAAAGGACAATACGAGCAGGGTAAGCAGCAGATGGTCTCGCTGCCTGCTGAATCTCAGGAACAGGCCTGTAAACCTGCGCTGGCCTCCATTGAGCAGGCAATGACCCAACTGAAGTCAATGCAGTAA
- a CDS encoding DUF554 domain-containing protein, translated as MVTGPFINASAVLLGGVIGALLSQRLPERIRVSMTSIFGLASLGIGILLVMKCANLPVMVLATLLGALIGEFCYLEKGINVAVARARQMLVRPGKKHNPSHDTYIQNFVAIIVLFCASGTGIFGAIREGMTGDPSILIAKAFLDFFTATIFACTLGMAVAAISVPMLLIQLALAASATLIMPLTTPAMMADFTAVGGLLLLATGLRICGIKMFAVVNMLPALLLAMPLSAAWTLFFA; from the coding sequence GTGGTCACAGGACCCTTTATCAACGCCAGCGCCGTCCTTTTAGGCGGCGTTATCGGCGCGCTGCTGAGCCAGCGCCTACCGGAGCGCATCCGCGTTTCCATGACCTCTATTTTTGGCCTGGCCTCGCTGGGTATTGGGATCCTGCTGGTAATGAAGTGCGCGAACCTGCCGGTGATGGTGCTGGCCACCCTGCTTGGCGCGCTTATCGGCGAGTTTTGCTATCTGGAAAAAGGGATTAACGTCGCGGTGGCCCGCGCCCGGCAGATGCTCGTCCGTCCGGGGAAAAAGCACAATCCCAGCCACGATACCTATATCCAGAATTTTGTCGCCATCATCGTGCTGTTCTGCGCCAGCGGCACCGGCATTTTCGGCGCCATTCGCGAAGGAATGACCGGCGATCCCAGCATTCTGATCGCCAAAGCGTTTCTCGACTTTTTTACCGCCACCATCTTCGCCTGCACTCTCGGCATGGCCGTGGCCGCTATCAGCGTGCCGATGCTGCTTATCCAGCTTGCGCTTGCCGCCAGCGCAACGCTTATCATGCCGCTCACCACGCCGGCGATGATGGCGGATTTCACCGCCGTCGGCGGCCTGCTGCTGCTGGCGACGGGCCTGCGCATCTGCGGCATCAAGATGTTTGCGGTGGTCAATATGCTGCCCGCCCTGCTGCTCGCGATGCCGCTTTCCGCCGCCTGGACGCTGTTTTTTGCCTGA
- a CDS encoding ornithine decarboxylase, translating to MKLMHIAASLELVSRLSTHRQVVALDGTDFTDVAAVVITVADSRSGILALLKRTGFNLPVFVVSQEDIETPDGVEAVISGSVQQWLEVEAAATRYEEKLLPPFFDTLTRYVEMGNSTFACPGHQHGAFFKKHPAGRQFFDFFGENIFRADMCNADVRLGDLLIHEGAAKHAQKHAAKVFNADKTWFVLNGTSAANKVVTNALLTRGDLVLFDRNNHKSNHHGALIQAGATPVYLEAARNPFGFIGGIDEHCFDEKYLRELIGEVAPQRANEPRPFRLAVIQLGTYDGTVYNARQVVDKIGHLCDYILFDSAWVGYEQFIPMMADCSPLLLDLNENDPGIFVTQSVHKQQAGFSQTSQIHKKDNHIRGQARFCPYKRLNNAYMLHASTSPFYPLFAALDVNAKIHEGESGRRLWAECVTLGIEARKAIVASCRMIKPFIPPVVAGRPWQDHPTEIIARERRFFSFAPGERWHGFAGYAQDQYFVDPCKLLLTTPGIDGDTGEYTGFGIPATILAHYLRENGIVPEKCDLNSILFLLTPAESAEKMAQLVAMLGRFEQHIEDDTPLAEVLPTVYHKYPVRYRDYTLRQLCQEMHNLYASFDVKSLQKAMFRRASLPQVVMNPQDANIAFIRGDVELVRLSDAEGRIAAEGALPYPPGVLCVVPGEVWGGAVQRYFLALEEGVNLLPGFSPELQGVYSEKDADGIMRLYGYVLK from the coding sequence ATGAAATTAATGCACATTGCCGCCAGCCTGGAGCTGGTTTCCCGTCTGTCCACCCATCGCCAGGTGGTGGCGCTGGACGGTACCGATTTTACCGATGTGGCGGCAGTCGTCATTACCGTTGCGGACAGCCGCAGCGGCATTCTGGCCTTACTGAAACGCACCGGTTTTAACCTGCCGGTATTCGTGGTATCGCAAGAGGATATCGAAACCCCGGACGGCGTCGAGGCGGTCATTAGCGGCAGCGTCCAGCAGTGGCTGGAGGTGGAAGCGGCGGCAACCCGCTATGAGGAAAAGCTGCTGCCGCCGTTTTTCGACACGCTGACCCGGTATGTTGAGATGGGCAACAGCACCTTTGCCTGTCCGGGCCATCAGCACGGCGCCTTCTTTAAAAAACACCCCGCCGGGCGCCAGTTTTTTGATTTCTTCGGGGAGAATATTTTCCGCGCCGATATGTGTAACGCCGACGTCAGGCTTGGCGATTTGCTGATCCACGAGGGCGCGGCTAAGCACGCGCAGAAACATGCCGCCAAAGTGTTCAACGCCGACAAAACCTGGTTTGTGCTGAACGGCACCTCGGCGGCGAATAAGGTCGTGACCAACGCGCTGCTGACGCGCGGCGACCTGGTGCTGTTCGATCGCAACAATCATAAATCCAACCACCACGGGGCGCTGATTCAGGCCGGGGCGACGCCGGTGTATCTGGAGGCCGCGCGCAACCCGTTTGGCTTTATCGGCGGCATTGACGAGCACTGCTTCGATGAGAAATACCTGCGGGAGCTTATCGGTGAGGTGGCGCCGCAGCGGGCGAATGAGCCCCGGCCGTTTCGCCTGGCGGTGATCCAGCTAGGCACCTATGACGGCACGGTGTACAACGCGCGCCAGGTCGTCGACAAAATCGGCCACCTGTGCGATTACATCCTGTTTGATTCGGCGTGGGTAGGATACGAGCAGTTTATCCCGATGATGGCGGACTGCTCGCCGCTGCTGCTCGATCTTAACGAAAACGATCCGGGGATCTTCGTCACCCAGTCGGTGCATAAGCAGCAGGCGGGTTTCTCACAGACCTCGCAGATCCACAAAAAAGATAACCACATCCGCGGCCAGGCGCGTTTTTGTCCCTATAAGCGGCTGAATAACGCGTATATGCTGCACGCCTCGACCAGCCCGTTTTACCCGCTGTTTGCCGCGCTGGACGTCAACGCCAAAATTCACGAAGGGGAGAGCGGCCGCCGCCTGTGGGCCGAATGCGTGACGCTGGGCATTGAGGCGCGCAAGGCGATCGTCGCCAGCTGCAGGATGATTAAACCCTTTATCCCGCCGGTGGTGGCCGGGCGGCCGTGGCAGGATCATCCAACCGAGATCATTGCCCGCGAACGGCGCTTCTTTAGCTTTGCGCCGGGCGAGCGCTGGCACGGTTTTGCGGGGTACGCGCAGGATCAGTATTTTGTCGATCCCTGCAAGCTGCTGCTGACCACGCCCGGGATCGACGGCGATACCGGGGAGTACACCGGTTTCGGTATTCCGGCGACCATTCTGGCGCACTACCTGCGCGAAAACGGCATCGTGCCGGAGAAGTGCGATCTGAACTCGATCCTCTTCCTGCTGACGCCTGCCGAAAGCGCGGAGAAGATGGCGCAGCTGGTGGCGATGCTCGGGCGCTTCGAACAGCATATCGAAGACGACACGCCGCTTGCCGAGGTGCTGCCGACGGTCTACCACAAATATCCGGTACGCTACCGCGACTACACCCTGCGCCAGCTGTGTCAGGAGATGCACAACCTCTACGCCAGCTTTGACGTAAAGAGCCTGCAAAAGGCGATGTTCCGCAGGGCCAGCCTGCCGCAGGTGGTGATGAACCCGCAGGATGCCAATATCGCGTTTATTCGCGGCGACGTCGAGCTGGTGCGCCTGAGCGACGCCGAAGGCCGCATCGCCGCCGAAGGCGCGCTGCCGTACCCGCCTGGGGTGCTGTGCGTGGTGCCAGGCGAGGTCTGGGGCGGGGCGGTCCAGCGCTATTTTCTCGCGCTGGAGGAGGGCGTCAATCTGCTGCCGGGCTTTTCGCCGGAGCTACAGGGCGTCTACAGCGAGAAGGACGCCGACGGCATCATGCGGCTGTACGGCTACGTGCTGAAGTAA